The DNA region TTCGGCGTCGCTGTTTGTTAACTCAAGCGCACAAACGGCAGCATAGAACTTTGCATTTTCCTTTAATAATGTTAATTCGGCGTTGCTCTCTGTTTGGGTCGAGGGCTTATTGCGTTGTTGCTCAACGAGTTTAAACTGTTGTGCTGCTGCCGTATATTTTTCCTTTTCTAATAATTCTAAGCCAGTTTGGTAGTTTTTGTTGAGGTTTTGCACTGCGCTAACCTGCGCATAAGTGGTAAAACTTCCTGCCAATAATAGCGGAACTAATAAGTATTTTTTCTGCATCGGTTTCAAATATGGTTGGTACGAAATTAAAAATAGTAACCATGTTTATCAACAGAAGTAATTAACATCTGTTAATAACACCATTAAACGAATGGTTTTTTGAATTGGTATGGAAGGTTATACGATTGTGGAAAAAAGGGTCAATGATTCATTTGTTCACTGGTTCGTCGGGTTATAATAATAACCGTTTAAACTGGTTAATTGTTGAATTGCCCGATTGTTGTATCGCTTTAACCAATGAAACAATTATCGATAATCAAAATGCTAGTCATCGGATGAATATAGCAAACGGGCCAGGTATTCATCCGATGACGAAATAATGAACTAACCAGAAATTAACTAATGAACTAGTGAAACCAATGAACAGTTTACCCCTGACTTGCCAGTAAATACAGCACCGCCATCCTGATGGCTACGCCGTTTTCTACCTGCTCCAAAATGATCGATTGTTTGCTGTCGGCTACATCGCTGGTAATTTCAACTCCGCGGTTTATAGGGCCTGGGTGCATGACCACAATTTCTTTGTCGAGGTTATCAAGAATTTGTTTATTCAGGCCGTACATCATGGCGTACTCCCTCAATGACGGGAAGTATTTTATATCTTGACGCTCCAGTTGAATACGGAGCATATTGGCCACATCGCACCAATTTAATGCTTTGATTAAGTTGTGCTCTACTTTTACACCAAGTTGATGAATATGCTTTGGAATCAGCGTTGTCGGTCCGCAAACCATCACTTCAGCACCTAATTGTTGCAGACAGAGAATATTCGAAATGGCGACCCTGGAGTGTAGAATATCGCCCACAATTACTACTTTTTTTCCAGCTACGTCACCCAGTTTCTGGCGGATGGAGAAAGCATCTAACAATGCCTGCGTAGGGTGTTCGTGGGCACCATCGCCGGCATTTACAATTTGTGCCTTTACGTGCTTACTTAAAAATTGACCTGCACCTGCATAGGGGTGGCGCATGACCACCATATCCACTTTCATTGATAAGATGTTGTTTACCGTATCAATCAGTGTTTCGCCCTTGCTTACCGAAGAGGAAGAAGCTGCAAAGTTTACAACATCGGCAGAAAGCCTTTTTTCTGCAAGCTCAAAAGAGAGTTTTGTTCTGGTAGAATTCTCGAAAAAGATATTGGCAATAGTAATATCGCGGAGTGACGGCACCTTTTTGATGGGCCTGTTAATCACTTCCTTAAAATTATCTGCAGTTTCGAAAATTAATTCAATATCATTCCGGTTAATATCTTTAATGCCTAAAAGATGTCGGGTTGATAGTTTTTCTGCTGCCATTTCTTATTTATTGTTTTCGGATAATAAAATCACTTTATCTTCATCCCCTTCGCTTGCCCAGGTAACCTTAACCTGCTGAGAATTTAAACTGTCTACATGCTGGCCTATATAATCGGGCTCAATAGGTAGGTGCCTGCTGTATCGGCGGTCGATTAAAACCAACAACTCAACCTTTTCAGGTCGTCCGTAGGCCAGTAACGCGTCAAGAGCAGCCCTAATTGTTCTTCCCGTCCAGAGTACATCATCAATAAGCACCACTTTTTTGCCTTCAATGATGAAGTCGATAGAATTGCTGCTTGCTGTCAGCGGACTTTCCTTTCTTCTAAAATCGTCGCGATAAAAGGTGATATCGAGGTTGCCCTTTAAAATTTGTTTGGTATTTAATATCGTTCCAAGTTCCTGGTGGATGCGATCGGCCAAAAAGATTCCACGCGGCTGAACACCAATTAAAACTGTATTTGCAAAATCGTCGTGGTTTTCAATTAATTGATGGCAAAGCCTCTTAATTGTAATTTGAATTTTTTGTCCGTCAAGAAGTGTTTTCTTTTGCATTGAAGAAGGATTGGGCAAATATATAAAAATGTTTTAAGGTTGGAAAGCTACGGTTAAAATTAGATGGTAGTTAAGCCCAGATATCGTTTTCTGACGTGAGAATAATTGGTTTATCGCCCGTAATCAAAATTGTGTGCTCGTGCTGTGCAACATACCCGCCTTTGTTTCCAGTAAGTGTCCAGCCATCGTTCTCAGTTTCGGCAATACTTGATGCCGTCGAGATAAAAGTTTCAACAGCCACGGTTGTGTTTTTTCTAAACCTGTCGTGGTTAAATCTATCGTAAAAATTGGCAATCTCGTGGGGCAGCTCATGTAGGCTTCTTCCAACCCCATGCCCGGTTAAGTTCTTAATTACGCGGAAACCAGATTTTTTTGCCTCTGTTTCAATCAGTCGGCCAATCTCGGCTATCCGAACGCCGCCCTTGATATTGTTGATGGCTTTCTTCAGGATCTCTTTCGATGCATTTACCAATATGTTGTGTTTGTTTATATCTTCGCCCAACACAAACGAACCTCCATTGTCTGACCAGAAGCCATTTAACTCGGCCGACACATCAACATTTACCAAATCGCCTTCTTTTAAGATCTTTGTTTCATTCGGAACACCGTGCGCAATCTCGTTGTTAACGCTGATGCAAGTCCAACCTGGGAAATTGTAGGTTAAACGAGGGGCAGATTTTGCGCCAAGATCTTGCAGTATTCCTCCGCCAAAATCGTCAAGTTGCTTAGTCGATATTCCTGGTTTTGCAAAGTTGCGCATTTCCTTTAAGGTATAGGCTACAGCGCTACTCACGGTTTGCATGCCGATTAATTCTTCTTCTGTAGTGATTGACATAGATTCAAATTTTAATGCGAAGATAGAGATTTACATATTAATTAATAAATTACGTACTTTAGGAGCATGATGCCGCATAAGCCTGTAATTTTTTTTGATGGTGTTTGTAATCTCTGTAATGCGTCTGTTCAGTTCACCATTGAGCATGATAAAAGAGATCTTTTTAGGTTTACCGCTTTACAGGGCGAGTATGCGCACTCGATTTTGCCAAAATTTAATGTTAATGTAAGTAAAATGAATTCTATTCTGCTTTTGGAAGCAGATCAACTGCATACCAAATCGTCGGCAGCATTACGGATAGCCAAACGCCTAAGCGGACTTTGGCCGTTGTTTTATGGTTTTATCATCATCCCGAAGTTTATAAGGGACTTTTTTTACGATATTATTGCTAAAAACCGTTACAAATGGTGGGGAAGGCAAGAAAGTTGTTGGGTGCCAACACCTGAGTTGAAGAGTAAGTTTTTGCCGTAGCTAAGTTTTTATCATTTGGGACATCAAAAACACTTACGGTTTTTTGCTTCGTCTTTCAGTTTAAATTTGTCGATTGAGATTGCTTCAGCTCGCTCGAATCCAGCTTCGCTACGAATTAGCCCCTTTGGGGCAATGACGAAGTAGCCAGGCATTTCGCTTTAAACTTTGGCAGGCGGTTTTTGGCGTTTCTGCGTTTCATCGCTTGTAGATCCTTCCCCGAAGTGTAGGGACATGCGTTATCATACCATTGACGTTTTTCGTAAATACCATAAAAATCGTCCTTTCGACCGAAGTGCTCCGTAGGAGCTCCTTTGGAGGAGAAATCTTTGAATCTTAGATAGAGATTTCTCCGCTGCGCTCGAAATGACGACCCTTCTTAGGAACATTGTTCTGAAAAACGACGTCACTTATATTGACTTTCTCCTAAAATATTAAAACTACCATTGACGTTTCGTCATTGCGAAATCGATTTTTCATCGATTGAAGCAATCTCATTAGCGCTTTTCGTGCAGAATAGATTGCTTCGTGCCTCGCTACAAAGTAGCCCCTTTGGGGCAATGACGACCGCTTTAAAAAACGTCATTCATATTGATTTTTTCCTGAAAAATTAAAACTCAGGATGACAGGTTGGCTAGGCATTTTGGTTTCAGCCTTTTCACTTTTTATCTTCGGACTTCCGGTCTTTCCGACTTTTGGACCCTCTTTAACCCACGCTTCAGCCTTTATTCCTGGGTTTCCAAAGCCAAAGTGACAAAATAATTAACGGGATGGATATGCTAAGCGCAATTACAATGTATATTGGCTTTTGCTTTACAATTTCGGGTTCGTTTGATAAGAAAATGACAACCGTTTCTTTAATAGCAAACAGCGTGATTATTGTACTAAGAACTGCAAGGATTTTACGCATCATTAAATTTTGAAGCAAAGATTGGATTTATTTTCGGTGTAAAGTGATTGATTTAGCTAAATATTGTCAATGAGGTTAAAGGTTTCGTTTACTCAAGATACCTTTTTGAGTAAGTTATTCCCATCAAATCGTACCGTTTAAATTGCGTTTTTAAACGGTTCAGGAAATCGGGGTAATTACGCTTTTCTTTCGGACTCCACAAGATTTCGCTTAGCGCATCCAACCTCGGAAACAGCTGGTACTGCACCTTTGCGGGATTGGTAATGTATTCACTCCACAAGCAGCCCTGTCCGCCCCAAATATACTTGGCCTGTTGCGCATTTAACTCTGCCGGAATCGGTTCG from Pedobacter endophyticus includes:
- a CDS encoding aspartate carbamoyltransferase catalytic subunit translates to MAAEKLSTRHLLGIKDINRNDIELIFETADNFKEVINRPIKKVPSLRDITIANIFFENSTRTKLSFELAEKRLSADVVNFAASSSSVSKGETLIDTVNNILSMKVDMVVMRHPYAGAGQFLSKHVKAQIVNAGDGAHEHPTQALLDAFSIRQKLGDVAGKKVVIVGDILHSRVAISNILCLQQLGAEVMVCGPTTLIPKHIHQLGVKVEHNLIKALNWCDVANMLRIQLERQDIKYFPSLREYAMMYGLNKQILDNLDKEIVVMHPGPINRGVEITSDVADSKQSIILEQVENGVAIRMAVLYLLASQG
- the pyrR gene encoding bifunctional pyr operon transcriptional regulator/uracil phosphoribosyltransferase PyrR, translating into MQKKTLLDGQKIQITIKRLCHQLIENHDDFANTVLIGVQPRGIFLADRIHQELGTILNTKQILKGNLDITFYRDDFRRKESPLTASSNSIDFIIEGKKVVLIDDVLWTGRTIRAALDALLAYGRPEKVELLVLIDRRYSRHLPIEPDYIGQHVDSLNSQQVKVTWASEGDEDKVILLSENNK
- the map gene encoding type I methionyl aminopeptidase produces the protein MSITTEEELIGMQTVSSAVAYTLKEMRNFAKPGISTKQLDDFGGGILQDLGAKSAPRLTYNFPGWTCISVNNEIAHGVPNETKILKEGDLVNVDVSAELNGFWSDNGGSFVLGEDINKHNILVNASKEILKKAINNIKGGVRIAEIGRLIETEAKKSGFRVIKNLTGHGVGRSLHELPHEIANFYDRFNHDRFRKNTTVAVETFISTASSIAETENDGWTLTGNKGGYVAQHEHTILITGDKPIILTSENDIWA
- a CDS encoding thiol-disulfide oxidoreductase DCC family protein; the encoded protein is MMPHKPVIFFDGVCNLCNASVQFTIEHDKRDLFRFTALQGEYAHSILPKFNVNVSKMNSILLLEADQLHTKSSAALRIAKRLSGLWPLFYGFIIIPKFIRDFFYDIIAKNRYKWWGRQESCWVPTPELKSKFLP